A single region of the Gossypium arboreum isolate Shixiya-1 chromosome 12, ASM2569848v2, whole genome shotgun sequence genome encodes:
- the LOC108476754 gene encoding kinesin-like protein NACK1 — protein sequence MTVKTPGTPSNKIDKTPVTTPGGPKSKEEKIVVTVRLRPLSKREQLAKDQVAWDCVDDHTIVSKHPSQERTAQPSSFTFDKVFGPSCLNETVYEGVKNVALSALGGINATIFAYGQTSSGKTYTMRGITEKAVNDIYQHIMNTPERDFTIKISGLEIYNENVRDLLNSESGRNLKLLDDPEKGTVVEKLVEETASNDQHLRHLIGICEAQRQVGETALNDSSSRSHQIIRLTIESTLRENSDCVRSFVASLNFVDLAGSERASQTNADGARLREGCHINLSLMTLTTVIRKLSVGKRSGHIPYRDSKLTRILQHSLGGNARTAIICTLSPALSHFEQSRNTLFFATRAKEVTNNAQVNMVVSNKQLVKHLQKEVARLEAELRTPDPSREKDLKIQQMEIEIEELKRQRDLAQSQVDELRRKLQEDQQISNPIESPSPSVKKCLSYSDVLSPKLDGKDLGRHDKTRKTMLLRQSMRQSSTAPFALMHEIRKLEHLQEQLGEEANRALEVLQKEVACHRLGNQDAAETIAKLQAEIREMRSVRSDPKEVEVGAAIAPNKSVSANLKEEITRLHSQGSTIADLEEQLENVQKSIDKLVMSLPSNQESNCEATPKTKNQSKKKKLLPLTSSHVTNRPNFIKSPCAPLSTSRQVVEPENEENRPPDDDDNVSKDTVIDFEKETPVKSEDCGDVTSKEGTPGYRRSSSVNMKKMQKMFQNAAEENVRSIRAYVTELKERVAKLQYQKQLLVCQVLELEANEAAGYNLEDNESEIEPEEPQVAWHVTFKEQRRQIIELWDVCYVSIIHRTQFYLLFKGDPADQIYMEVELRRLNWLQQHFAELGNASPAITGDEPTVSLSSSIRALKREREFLAKRLTTRLTFDERDALYIKWNVPLDGKHRRLQFINKLWTDPHDPKHIEESAQIVAKLVGFCESGNLSKEMFELNFALPADKKPWMVGWNQISNLLNL from the exons aTGACAGTCAAAACACCAGGAACCCCAAGCAATAAGATAGATAAGACACCAGTAACAACCCCTGGAGGTCCAAAATCAAAGGAAGAGAAGATTGTAGTTACTGTAAGGTTAAGGCCATTAAGTAAAAGGGAGCAACTAGCCAAAGATCAAGTAGCATGGGATTGTGTTGATGACCACACCATTGTTTCTAAGCATCCTTCTCAAGAACGCACTGCTCAGCCATCTTCTTTCACATTTG ATAAAGTGTTTGGACCTTCATGCTTGAATGAAACGGTGTATGAAGGAGTGAAGAATGTTGCTTTGTCTGCTTTGGGAGGCATAAATG CTACTATATTTGCATATGGCCAAACCAGCAGTGGGAAGACATATACAATGAGAGGAATAACAGAGAAGGCTGTCAATGACATCTATCAGCATATAATGAAC ACACCAGAGAGAGATTTTACCATTAAAATTTCTGGATTAGAAATTTATAATGAGAATGTTAGAGACCTGTTAAATTCCGAATCTGGCCGCAATCTCAAGCTTCTAGATGATCCGGAG AAAGGTACTGTGGTTGAGAAGTTGGTGGAAGAAACAGCAAGCAACGATCAGCATCTGAGGCATCTAATTGGCATTTGTGAAG CTCAAAGACAAGTTGGAGAAACTGCCCTAAATGACTCTAGCTCACGGTCACACCAAATAATAAGGCTG ACAATTGAAAGTACTCTTCGTGAAAATTCTGATTGTGTGAGATCATTTGTTGCAAGCCTG AACTTTGTGGATCTAGCTGGAAGTGAAAGAGCTTCACAAACAAATGCCGATGGTGCAAGGCTCAGGGAAGGCTGTCATATTAACCTTAGTTTGATGACCCTGACAACTGTAATCAGAAAACTCAG TGTTGGAAAAAGAAGTGGTCATATACCATATAGAGATTCGAAGCTTACTCGAATATTGCAGCATTCACTAGGTGGAAATGCACGAACTGCTATCATTTGTACTTTGAGTCCAGCACTAAGTCATTTTGAACAATCTCGTAATACTCTCTTCTTTGCTACCCGGGCAAAGGAAGTGACAAATAATGCACAAGTCAATATG GTTGTTTCAAATAAGCAATTAGTCAAACATCTGCAGAAAGAAGTAGCCAGGCTAGAAGCTGAGCTTCGCACCCCTGATCCATCTAGGGAGAAGGACTTGAAAATACAACAA ATGGAAATAGAAATTGAAGAGCTAAAGCGCCAAAGAGATCTCGCACAGTCTCAAGTTGATGAGCTACGTAGAAAACTACAGGAAGATCAGCAG ATTTCAAATCCAATTGAGTCACCAAGTCCATCTGTGAAGAAGTGTCTATCGTATTCCGATGTGTTGTCTCCAAAACTTGATGGAAAGGATCTAGGTCGTCATGATAAAACAAGAAAAACAATGTTGTTGAGGCAGTCCATGAGGCAATCATCAACTGCTCCTTTCGCACTTATGCATGAAATTCGTAAGCTCGAACACCTCCAAGAGCAGCTAGGAGAAGAAGCAAATCGAGCTTTAGAAGTACTTCAGAAAGAGGTGGCTTGTCATAGACTAGGTAATCAAGATGCAGCTGAGACAATTGCCAAGCTTCAGGCAGAAATAAGGGAAATGCGTTCTGTCCGGTCAGACCCGAAAGAAGTTGAAGTTGGAGCAGCTATAGCTCCTAACAAAAGTGTTAGTGCTAACCTTAAGGAAGAGATAACAAGACTTCATTCACAAGGTAGTACAATAGCTGACCTTGAGGAGCAATTAGAGAATGTTCAGAAGTCAATAGACAAATTAGTAATGTCTCTTCCAAGTAATCAAGAATCCAACTGTGAAGCTACCCCCAAAACAAAGAACCAGTCTAAAAAGAAGAAGCTGCTTCCTTTAACGTCAAGTCACGTTACAAACCGGCCGAATTTTATAAAATCTCCATGCGCTCCTCTGTCAACCTCTCGGCAAGTTGTGGAACCTGAGAATGAAGAAAATAGACCTCCAGACGATGATGACAATGTTTCCAAGGACACCGTCATCGACTTCGAGAAAGAAACACCTGTGAAGAGTGAAGACTGTGGAGATGTTACATCAAAGGAAGGCACTCCAGGATATAGACGTTCAAGTTCAGTCAACATGAAGAAAATGCAGAAAATGTTTCAAAATGCAGCTGAAGAGAATGTACGAAGCATACGAGCATACGTAACGGAATTGAAGGAACGTGTCGCTAAACTGCAATACCAGAAGCAGTTACTTGTTTGTCAG GTGCTTGAGCTAGAAGCAAATGAAGCAGCCGGATACAATTTAGAGGACAATGAGAGTGAAATTGAACCTGAGGAACCCCAAGTTGCATGGCATGTAACTTTCAAAGAACAAAGGCGACAAATCATTGAATTATGGGATGTCTGCTATGTCTCCATCATCCATAGGACACAGTTTTATCTGTTATTCAAAGGAGACCCTGCCGACCAAATATACATGGAAGTGGAACTTAGGCGCTTAAATTGGCTACAGCAACATTTTGCAGAACTTGGAAACGCAAGCCCAGCAATAACAGGAGATGAACCCACAGTGTCATTATCATCAAG CATCAGGGCCTTGAAACGTGAAAGGGAATTCCTTGCAAAGAGGTTGACCACACGTTTGACTTTCGATGAGAGAGACGCATTGTACATTAAATGGAATGTACCACTTGATGGAAAGCACAGGAGACTACAATTCATAAACAAGCTATGGACTGATCCTCATGATCCCAAACACATAGAGGAAAGTGCTCAGATAGTGGCAAAACTTGTAGGGTTTTGTGAAAGTGGTAACTTGTCAAAGGAGATGTTTGAGCTTAATTTTGCACTACCAGCTGATAAGAAGCCTTGGATGGTAGGGTGGAACCAAATCTCAAATCTTCTTAATCTATAA
- the LOC108478132 gene encoding LOW QUALITY PROTEIN: 40S ribosomal protein S7-1 (The sequence of the model RefSeq protein was modified relative to this genomic sequence to represent the inferred CDS: inserted 2 bases in 1 codon): MHSLLSPNFTNQQLSKAFRRVHVKLVRELEKKFSGKVEVVSCSSHWGFDVILISTQKILRPPKKGSAVQRPRTVHEAMLEDIILPGEIVGKRXDGLKMNKVYLHPKERNNTEYKLETFSAVYRKLAEKDVVFEFPGTVA; encoded by the exons ATGCACTCACTTTTGTCACCCAACTTTACTAACCAGCA ATTGAGCAAAGCTTTTCGTAGGGTTCATGTTAAGCTCGTGAGGGAACTCGAAAAGAAGTTCAGTGGCAAGGTGGAGGTTGTTTCATGTTCGAGTCATTGGGGATTT GATGTGATTCTCATTTCCACCCAAAAGATATTAAGGCCTCCAAAAAAGGGCTCTGCTGTTCAGAGGCCACGCACCGTACATGAGGCAATGCTAGAAGATATCATCTTACCTGGCGAGATTGTCGGGAAGCG CGATGGATTGAAGATGAATAAG GTGTATTTGCATCCGAAGGAACGAAACAACACGGAGTATAAGCTCGAGACCTTTTCTGCGGTTTACCGGAAGCTTGCCGAAAAGGATGTTGTGTTTGAGTTCCCCGGTACAGTGGCATAG
- the LOC108478739 gene encoding uncharacterized protein LOC108478739, translated as MCSETSPRVSFSHDLSQPTMEQHEQRRDTKLLEQPPCSDFEFNICTTSFDQQQWSSADELFANGMLLPKTVTPKHDAIAPSLVSLPPRPKLSMADDVRKDMVEKKPVSNKSFWGFKRSSSLNCDVKKGLICSLPLLSRSNSTGSVSSASSKHKHSSPKLPSSSSCCNGYQFPQKPPLKKNHGNCSYGNGVRISPVLNVPPPYISKGTANLFGLGSLLRNGKVKKSKK; from the coding sequence atgtGTTCTGAAACAAGTCCAAGGGTGTCTTTTTCTCATGATCTAAGCCAACCAACAATGGAACAACATGAACAACGAAGAGACACAAAGTTGTTAGAACAGCCTCCTTGTTCGGATTTCGAGTTCAACATTTGCACCACCAGCTTCGACCAACAACAATGGTCATCAGCCGATGAGTTGTTTGCTAATGGTATGTTACTCCCTAAAACAGTAACCCCAAAACATGATGCCATTGCCCCATCACTTGTTTCGCTTCCACCCCGGCCTAAATTGTCCATGGCTGATGATGTAAGAAAAGACATGGTGGAAAAAAAACCAGTTTCCAACAAGTCTTTTTGGGGTTTTAAAAGAAGTAGTAGCCTCAATTGTGATGTTAAAAAGGGACTAATTTGTTCCTTACCCCTTCTTTCGAGAAGTAATTCAACCGGTTCGGTTTCGAGTGCGAGTTCGAAACATAAGCATAGTTCACCAAAGctaccatcatcatcatcatgttGTAATGGTTATCAGTTTCCTCAAAAGCCTCCATTGAAGAAAAACCATGGGAATTGTTCATATGGTAATGGTGTTAGAATCAGTCCTGTCTTGAATGTGCCACCTCCTTACATCTCTAAAGGAACAGCCAACCTGTTCGGTTTAGGATCCTTGTTACGAAATGGGAAAGTCAAGAAGAGCAAGAAATGA
- the LOC108479560 gene encoding AP-3 complex subunit delta produces MSGPSLMDSLFQRTLEDLIKGLRQQLIGEQAFISKALEEIRKEIKSTDLSTKSTALLKLCYLSNLHFHDMSFAAFHALEVLSSPRFSHKKIAYHAISLSFHDSTPVLLLITNHLRKDLTSTNEFEVSLSLQCLSRIANVDLARDLTPEVFTLLSSNKLYVRKRAVAVVLRVFEKYPDSVRVCFKRLVENLENYDPQILSAVVGVFSELACKDPRSYLPLAPEFYKILVDSKSNWISIKVLKIFAKIAPLEPRLANRVVEPICDLMRKTGAKSLLFECVRTVVTSFSEYESAVRLAVEKIREFLVDEDPNLKYLGLHALSIVASKHLWVVSENKEVVIKSLSDPDPNIKIESLRLVMAMVSEHNVAEISKVLVNYALKSDPLFCNEILGSILSTCSRNVYEIIVDFDWYVSLLSEMSRIPHCQMGEEIENQFIDIGLRVKDVRPELVRVARDLLIDPALLGNSFLHRVLSAAAWVSGEYVEFSRNPLELMEALLQPRTSLLPPSIMAIYIQSAFKLLVFCLHTCFVRGGSTAGVSASASYESFDDLSIENGADSTVAHGQTCTSAPITNESIVNLLKLVELALSPLLGSHDVEVQERARNLLGFVDLIKLEALNSSGQEENESERKGVEATKIIRLVHDAFSKELGPVSLTAQGKVPVPDGLTLNENLGDLETICGDIELPSSNTFSFGYPSEEKDVLSFSNLQIKEDSGQSNESTSLLAEHRKRHGLYYLPSGKSEVISNDYPPANDPALQGDNNDNASDLVKLTAESLVPKRKPNHSKPRPVVVKLDEVDEKPVAVKQLESRDDSLSGAVRDILFGSEDILPTSSRSNLPNSNRKGKKKQHMITQVESKENVVDDGNSSSRRRKDHSHGKERRHRKKNAEERNETDRKEKESSSNHPRRHKSRQRAEEPLKVPPQTSVIPDFLL; encoded by the coding sequence ATGTCAGGTCCATCACTCATGGATTCCTTATTTCAACGCACTTTAGAAGACCTAATCAAAGGTCTAAGACAACAACTGATCGGCGAACAAGCTTTCATTTCCAAAGCCCTTGAAGAAATCCGCAAAGAAATCAAATCTACTGACCTCTCTACCAAATCCACTGCTCTTCTCAAACTATGTTACCTCTCCAATCTTCACTTCCACGACATGTCTTTCGCTGCTTTCCATGCCTTAGAAGTCCTTTCTTCCCCTCGTTTTTCCCATAAGAAGATAGCTTACCATGCAATCTCACTTTCATTCCATGATTCAACCCCTGTTCTTCTCCTTATAACGAATCATTTGCGCAAAGATCTCACCAGTACTAATGAGTTTGAAGTAAGTTTATCTCTTCAATGCTTGTCTAGAATCGCTAATGTTGATTTGGCTAGAGATTTGACCCCTGAAGTTTTCACTTTGTTGTCTAGTAATAAGCTTTATGTTCGTAAAAGGGCTGTGGCTGTTGTTTTAAGGGTTTTTGAGAAATACCCAGATTCTGTTAGGGTTTGTTTTAAACGTTTAGTTGAGAATTTAGAGAATTACGATCCTCAGATTTTGTCTGCTGTTGTTGGGGTGTTTTCTGAACTTGCTTGTAAAGATCCCAGATCGTATCTTCCTTTAGCACCTGAGTTTTATAAGATTTTAGTTGATTCGAAAAGTAATTGGATCTCGATTAAGGTGTTGAAGATTTTCGCTAAAATAGCTCCTCTTGAACCGAGGTTAGCGAATCGGGTGGTTGAACCGATTTGTGATCTTATGAGGAAAACCGGGGCGAAGTCGTTATTGTTTGAGTGTGTTAGGACTGTGGTTACTAGTTTTAGTGAGTATGAATCTGCTGTGAGGCTTGCGGTTGAGAAGATTCGGGAGTTTTTGGTGGATGAGGATCCAAATCTTAAGTATCTCGGATTGCATGCGCTTTCGATTGTAGCCTCAAAGCATTTATGGGTGGTTTCGGAGAATAAGGAAGTTGTAATCAAGTCATTGAGTGATCCGGATCCTAATATAAAGATTGAGTCGTTGCGTCTTGTGATGGCAATGGTATCTGAACATAATGTGGCTGAAATTTCAAAGGTTTTGGTCAATTATGCACTTAAATCGGATCCCCTGTTTTGTAATGAGATACTTGGTTCTATTCTATCAACTTGTTCAAGGAATGTCTATGAGATTATTGTTGACTTTGATTGGTATGTATCACTTCTTAGTGAGATGTCAAGAATCCCGCATTGTCAGATGGGAGAAGAAATTGAAAACCAGTTTATTGATATTGGTTTGAGGGTCAAGGATGTTAGGCCGGAACTTGTTCGTGTTGCTCGTGATTTGCTGATTGATCCTGCTTTACTCGGAAACTCTTTCTTGCATAGGGTATTATCTGCTGCTGCTTGGGTATCTGGAGAATATGTTGAGTTCTCAAGGAACCCGTTAGAACTTATGGAAGCATTATTACAGCCTCGTACGAGTTTGTTGCCACCGTCTATAATGGCAATTTACATTCAGTCTGCGTTTAAATTGTTAGTTTTTTGCCTACATACTTGCTTTGTGCGAGGGGGAAGTACCGCTGGAGTTTCAGCATCTGCATCGTATGAATCGTTTGATGATCTGTCCATTGAAAATGGTGCGGATTCAACTGTTGCACATGGTCAGACATGTACATCAGCTCCTATCACCAATGAATCCATTGTTAACCTATTGAAACTGGTTGAATTAGCTTTGAGCCCTCTATTAGGAAGCCATGATGTGGAAGTACAAGAGAGAGCACGGAATTTGCTTGGCTttgttgatttgataaaattagAAGCACTGAATTCTTCGGGACAAGAGGAAAATGAGTCAGAACGGAAAGGAGTGGAAGCTACCAAAATCATCAGACTGGTGCACGATGCCTTTTCCAAGGAGCTCGGTCCTGTCTCTTTAACTGCCCAAGGTAAAGTTCCTGTACCAGATGGGTTAACGCTTAATGAGAACCTTGGTGATCTGGAAACGATATGCGGTGATATTGAACTACCTTCATCGAACACATTTTCTTTTGGATATCCTTCTGAGGAGAAGGATGTGTTGTCTTTCTCCAACCTTCAGATTAAAGAAGACTCTGGACAATCGAATGAGTCCACTTCTTTGTTAGCGGAGCACCGTAAGCGCCACGGGTTGTATTACCTTCCTTCGGGGAAAAGTGAAGTAATTTCAAATGACTATCCACCTGCCAATGACCCCGCATTACAGGGTGATAACAATGATAATGCCAGTGATCTTGTTAAACTCACGGCAGAATCACTTGTTCCGAAGAGAAAACCAAACCATAGCAAGCCTAGGCCTGTGGTAGTGAAATTGGATGAAGTGGATGAGAAACCTGTTGCAGTAAAGCAGCTTGAGTCTAGAGATGATTCACTCTCGGGTGCTGTTCGTGACATTCTTTTCGGTAGTGAAGATATTCTACCCACTTCATCTCGAAGCAACCTTCCTAATAGCAAtagaaaagggaagaaaaaacAACACATGATTACCCAAGTCGAATCAAAAGAAAATGTAGTTGATGATGGAAATTCTAGTTCGAGAAGGAGAAAAGATCATAGCCATGGTAAAGAGAGAAGGCATAGGAAGAAAAATGCTGAGGAAAGAAATGAGACCGATCGGAAAGAAAAAGAGAGTAGTAGTAATCACCCCAGAAGGCATAAATCTCGACAAAGAGCCGAGGAGCCTTTAAAAGTTCCTCCACAAACATCGGTGATTCCTGATTTCCTTTTATAG
- the LOC108478486 gene encoding protein ENDOSPERM DEFECTIVE 1-like encodes MPVETEEVAAAPPPPAVPHPQRRPRVREISSRFMSPVSSSHSSGDHSRSPLHKQHHLQRQRRQSEPEVDENIPAVAPCDTPRASLESPFINITTVQKKHRHSRTYSDTSKLFGRSTANNTPLRPDTPTIERTSSLPSSTIRLNHRTANVPATAKASAAAKLLQSSGIGLSSKPNASSSSSQEPSVNESGRTALSLIDLGTSLPEADNNGDGAEPSLKLSRSLNSPLLSSDPSLFHLPNGLMKGKSAKVTPFSLPPVPSHTKHGTDTIRGSKKISRHQEDLHSLKLLYNCYLQWRFANAKAENSTQIQKRETERILYSLEVKISELYDRVRRKRMELQLLQRMKTLSNILESHMPYLEEWSTFQGDYLNSLSEAIQSLLNISLRLPINGNVKVDTREVGEAMTSAIKMMEMIVSNVQSFMPKAEEMESSVSELARVAIGERAVIEECGDLLYKTNKFQVEECSLRAQLIQLQSMGSCNNKLLLQE; translated from the exons ATGCCGGTTGAAACGGAAGAAGTTGCGGCGGCGCCACCCCCGCCTGCCGTTCCCCACCCTCAGCGGCGGCCGAGGGTAAGAGAAATCAGTTCCAGGTTCATGTCTCCGGTATCATCCTCCCATTCTTCCGGCGATCATTCGAGATCTCCACTTCATAAGCAACACCATTTGCAGCGGCAGAGACGGCAGTCGGAACCGGAGGTTGACGAGAACATCCCCGCCGTTGCCCCTTGTGATACTCCACGAGCCTCTCTTGAATCGCCGTTCATAAATATAACTACTGTTCAAAAGAAGCATCGCCATTCAAGAACTTATAGCGATACCAGCAAATTATTTGGGAGAAGCACAGCAAATAATACGCCTTTAAGGCCAGATACGCCTACTATTGAAAGAACTTCATCATTACCATCATCAACAATAAGATTAAACCACCGGACAGCCAACGTTCCGGCGACGGCAAAGGCATCGGCGGCCGCCAAGTTGTTGCAATCAAGTGGGATCGGTTTATCATCGAAACCTAAtgcttcttcatcttcttctcaAGAACCCTCTGTCAATGAGTCTGGCCGTACTGCTCTGTCCCTTATAGATTTAGGCACCTCATTGCCTGAGGCGGATAACAACGGCGACGGTGCCGAGCCGTCATTGAAACTCTCCCGCTCTTTGAATTCGCCACTATTAAGTTCCGATCCTTCTCTGTTTCATCTTCCTAATGGACTAATGAAGGGGAAATCTGCTAAGGTGACTCCATTTTCACTACCACCAGTCCCTTCTCACACAAAGCATGGGACTGATACAATAAGGGGATCAAAGAAAATTTCTCGTCATCAAGAGGATTTACATTCCTTGAAATTGCTTTACAATTGTTATTTACAATGGAGATTTGCTAATGCCAAGGCAGAAAACTCTACTCAAATTCAGAAAAGAGAAACTGAG AGAATACTTTATTCTCTTGAGGTGAAGATATCAGAGTTGTATGATCGTGTGAGAAGGAAACGCATGGAGCTTCAACTACTACAAAGGATGAAAACCTTATCAAATATTCTAGAATCTCAT ATGCCATATCTAGAAGAATGGTCTACATTCCAAGGAGATTACTTAAATTCTTTATCAGAAGCTATTCAATCTTTGTTGAACATTTCTCTTAGACTGCCAATCAATGGGAATGTTAAG GTAGATACGAGAGAGGTAGGGGAAGCAATGACTTCAGCAATAAAAATGATGGAAATGATAGTTTCCAATGTTCAAAGCTTTATGCCAAAG GCTGAGGAAATGGAAAGTTCAGTTTCAGAATTGGCTAGAGTGGCAATAGGAGAAAGAGCTGTTATTGAAGAATGTGGAGATTTGTTATATAAAACCAATAAATTTCAG GTTGAAGAGTGCAGTTTAAGAGCTCAGCTTATTCAGTTGCAATCAATGGGTTCATGTAACAATAAACTACTCCTACAAGAATAA
- the LOC108478327 gene encoding non-specific lipid-transfer protein 2-like gives MKKASFTAAFSAAAVVVLLLLAEAKVSMAVTCSPTQLSSCVSAITSSSPPSKLCCSKIKEQKPCLCQYLKNPNLKKFINTPNARKVASTCGTPFPKC, from the coding sequence ATGAAGAAGGCATCCTTTACGGCGGCATTCTCAGCGGCAGCAGTGGTGGTCCTCCTCCTACTGGCCGAAGCAAAGGTGTCAATGGCTGTAACATGTAGCCCAACACAGCTAAGCTCATGTGTGAGTGCCATAACATCATCATCCCCACCATCAAAGTTATGTTGCAGTAAGATCAAAGAGCAAAAGCCTTGCCTTTGCCAATATCTTAAGAACCCTAATCTCAAGAAATTCATTAATACCCCAAATGCAAGGAAAGTTGCTAGCACTTGTGGTACTCCCTTCCctaaatgctaa
- the LOC108478728 gene encoding protein SAR DEFICIENT 1, producing the protein MEAKRLLSNSFSDQADEPKEKRTRPTPSFTSVIGEAVMDKCLGTALEPILRRVVHEEVERSLRARIRSFSRSPSLRIQAPQPSTLELIFPKALTVPVFTGGKIVDDESNQLRVILVDTRGNQTVPVLFPSPFKVDIVVLDGDFPSDGKNWSNEEFDRYIVKERTGKRPLLAGELVVMVRDGVGLIENLEFTDNSSWIRSRKFRIGAKVAGGSCQGVRIREAMTEAFVVKDHRGELYKKHHPPTLGDEVWRLEKIGKDGVFYKRLASEGVHTVQDFLKMWVVDHAKLRTILGHAMSEKMWNVIIKHAKTCVMGNKHYVFRGPDYKVLLNPICQLVNAEINGSIYTTHNLSDINRAYLENLVRKAYENWCSLEEIEGISDEIGLLTQGDHPSHQQPMVGSSQFKGYMTDRLMEGYIPNEMQANWEISPIYFNTSNENGARLNMFLSNSDDDLTSPKSFVTWG; encoded by the exons ATGGAGGCTAAACGGCTTCTTAGCAACTCATTTTCCGACCAAGCCGATGAGCCAAAGGAGAAACGGACGAGACCCACCCCTTCTTTTACTTC TGTGATTGGGGAAGCTGTTATGGATAAGTGCTTGGGTACAGCTCTGGAACCAATCCTTCGAAGAGTG GTGCACGAAGAAGTGGAGCGTAGTCTTCGAGCTCGAATCCGTTCTTTCAGCAGGTCACCATCGCTTCGAATCCAAGCACCGCAACCGTCAACTCTCGAGCTCATTTTCCCTAAGGCTCTTACCGTACCGGTCTTTACCGGCGGCAAGATCGTGGATGACGAGAGCAATCAACTTCGAGTAATACTCGTTGATACAAGGGGGAACCAAACGGTTCCGGTTCTTTTTCCGAGCCCATTTAAAGTAGATATCGTGGTCCTCGACGGGGATTTTCCGTCGGATGGTAAGAATTGGAGCAACGAAGAGTTCGATCGGTACATCGTGAAGGAAAGAACCGGCAAACGTCCCTTGCTCGCCGGTGAATTGGTTGTCATGGTGAGGGACGGAGTTGGTTTGATCGAAAATCTTGAATTTACGGATAATTCGAGCTGGATCCGGAGCCGGAAGTTCAGAATTGGTGCGAAAGTTGCGGGAGGGAGCTGCCAAGGTGTACGGATTCGAGAAGCCATGACTGAAGCTTTTGTCGTGAAAGATCATCGTGGCGAAT tatacAAGAAACATCATCCACCAACGTTAGGAGATGAAGTTTGGCGTCTAGAGAAGATTGGTAAAGATGGAGTATTCTATAAAAGGTTAGCCTCTGAGGGAGTTCACACAGTGCAAGATTTCTTGAAAATGTGGGTCGTCGACCATGCCAAACTTAGAACT ATTTTAGGCCATGCAATGTCGGAGAAAATGTGGAATGTGATAATCAAGCATGCTAAAACTTGTGTTATGGGGAACAAACATTATGTTTTTCGAGGACCTGATTACAAAGTCTTGTTGAATCCCATCTGCCAACTTGTGAATGCAGAGATTAATGGAAGCATATATACTACTCACAACCTCAGTGATATTAACAGA GCATATCTTGAGAATTTGGTGAGAAAAGCATATGAAAATTGGTGTTCCTTGGAAGAGATAGAAGGAATTTCCGATGAAATTGGCCTTCTCACACAAG GCGATCATCCCAGTCATCAACAACCGATGGTGGGATCATCTCAATTCAAAGGGTATATGACGGATCGTTTGATGGAGGGATACATACCAAACGAAATGCAAGCAAATTGGGAAATAAGTCCGATATATTTCAATACCTCAAATGAAAATGGGGCTAGGTTGAACATGTTTCTATCGAACTCGGATGATGATTTGACATCCCCGAAATCTTTTGTTACatggggttaa